CCCCTGTAACAGCACATTTTCCATATTGTGCAATAAATCTACTAATCCGGTTATCGTTGTATTCGATGGAACGGCTCGGTATGAACTGTTTCATCACACGAGTAAGCGTTTGTTTATTGATTGCTCGCAAGTTTTGATGTATTTTGTCCCTACCTACGGTAGTGTAGTTACAAATATTTTGAGAGAAGTTCAGATTTATCTTACAACGTTGGGCATGAATTGGAATAAGTACCATTTCTTTTATTTTGAAGAGCTTACACTCATATCCCTTGTACCGTTTTTGTAAGGATTTTGGAAAGTCCTGAAACGTAGCTTCTTTTCTCGATTCTTTTAAACGATTATATAACGCTTTATGAAGACGATAGTTCAGCTCAGTTAAATCATCAGTGATGTGTGAAGCTGCTGAATAATAATTTTGGATTCCCATTATAACTGTATTAAAGCGCCAAACATTCTCAACCGATTGGTGTTTCTGAATCTCTTTGATTGTTTGTTTTATTTTTATCTGTGCATTTTTGAGCGCATTCTTTGTCATGTGTGAGCGAGCGACATAAAGAGTTCTTTTCTTCGTCTTTTTTATATGGGCTTTAAAACGAAAACCTAAAAACTCTGATGAGTTTTTCTTTAGGTTGACCACCTTTGATTTTTGTTCGCTAATTTCAAGGCGAAGCCTTGTATGAAGAAAATCATTCACTGCATAATACATTTTAATTGCTTGTGAACGAGTGCGACAAAGAATTTTAAAGTCATCTGCATATCTCACGATGTAACAATGTTTTAAATTAGATTGTTTCAACGCATTATATCTGCCAAGATTTGATTTATATAACTTATGTGTTTCAAAGCTTTCCCATTGATTACTAACCCACCAGTCTAGTTCATTTAATACGATATTAGATAAAAGTGGTGATAAGATCCCCCCTTGGGGTGTACCTTTCTTTGGGAAACCTTCCCCAATAATTTCAGCCTTTAAAAGACGTGAAATAATGGAAAGCAATGCCTTGTCTCGAATGCCTAAAGACCACATCTGTTTTATTAATTTGGCATGATTTACATTGTCAAAAAATCCTTTTATATCAACGTCAACACAGTGATATAGGCATGCGCGATTAATGAGCGTTTCAAACCTAGCTTTCGCATGATGTGTATTGCGGTTTGGCCTAAAACCATAACTATGTTTATAGAATTTCGCTTCACAAATCGGCTCAAGTACTTGCAAGATACACTGTTGGAACAATCTATCCCAGATAGTCGGAATCCCTAGAGGTCGAGTTTTTCCATTTGCCTTAGGAATGAATACTCTCCGGACGGCTTGGGGTGTATAGTATTCAAACATTCTTTGTATCGTCGATACAACCTCAGATACAGATAATCGGTTTATATCTTCAATCGTTAATCCGTCATCTCCAGCAGTTTTACTGCCAGTGTTTC
This window of the Sutcliffiella horikoshii genome carries:
- the ltrA gene encoding group II intron reverse transcriptase/maturase, which encodes MQYYFDSLYAQSANGQNFYGLLDLMQSDENIRLAYRNIKRNTGSKTAGDDGLTIEDINRLSVSEVVSTIQRMFEYYTPQAVRRVFIPKANGKTRPLGIPTIWDRLFQQCILQVLEPICEAKFYKHSYGFRPNRNTHHAKARFETLINRACLYHCVDVDIKGFFDNVNHAKLIKQMWSLGIRDKALLSIISRLLKAEIIGEGFPKKGTPQGGILSPLLSNIVLNELDWWVSNQWESFETHKLYKSNLGRYNALKQSNLKHCYIVRYADDFKILCRTRSQAIKMYYAVNDFLHTRLRLEISEQKSKVVNLKKNSSEFLGFRFKAHIKKTKKRTLYVARSHMTKNALKNAQIKIKQTIKEIQKHQSVENVWRFNTVIMGIQNYYSAASHITDDLTELNYRLHKALYNRLKESRKEATFQDFPKSLQKRYKGYECKLFKIKEMVLIPIHAQRCKINLNFSQNICNYTTVGRDKIHQNLRAINKQTLTRVMKQFIPSRSIEYNDNRISRFIAQYGKCAVTGVELGLEEWHCHHKTPYHLTKDDSYGNLMILHKSVHLLIHLRDLEKIKVLLNSLKLNEKQLTEVNKLRKQCLNEAI